Proteins from one Thermobifida alba genomic window:
- the cobT gene encoding nicotinate-nucleotide--dimethylbenzimidazole phosphoribosyltransferase — protein MSEPSPQGRWAAVHPPDGPRSPGGLLDGLPEAGRGAGLRPPPAPPAVRPAPGATVRPDARPHRDRTAPDRPAQEGGAPAAEPAARTVVPLRPTAGERAAPHGLEPPAPPTDPATAQPEGPSHPVNAQPAALPPEPEAAEAAGAAPASPAATEEEPVGYDPDEVVAEPAGEPAAEPAAEPAAPHETAPSADPAAHAYSDVEREAVYRAIRERRDVRVGFRPDPVPDDVLVRVLEAAHHAPSVGFSQPWDFVVIHDRGTRARVRELVQRQREAYARALPGARARTFSGLKVEAILDTPLNIVVTVDPTRGGRHTLGRHVQPQTAAYSTALAVENLWLAARAEGLGVGWVSFFSERELARELDLPPHLEIVAYLCVGYVEEFPPEPELSLGGWAQRRPLAWAVHWEQYGRRGLPGEESTSLLEETIAGIGPLNQRAVEEARERQARMTKPAGSLGVLEDVSVQLAGLAGECPAPLPEPAAVAVFAADHGVHAQGVTAWPQEVTTQMVHNFLAGGAVVNAFAAQVGAEVTVVDVGVVDDLPAVPGLLPRKIARGTADMTRGPAMTRLQAEYAIEAGIEVARDLVAAGNRCLLTGDMGIANTTASAALVSAFTGRDAAEVTGRGTGVDDAVYEHKVAVVRAALEANRIDVSDPVGVLAAVGGLEHAALAGFILGAAFLRVPVVLDGVIAGAAALAAVALAPDARLACVAGHRSSEPGHSVALEHLGLRPLVDLDLRLGEGSGALLALPLVQSAARALRDVATFEAAGVTQSD, from the coding sequence GTGTCCGAACCGTCCCCGCAAGGCCGCTGGGCCGCGGTGCACCCGCCCGACGGCCCCCGGTCACCGGGCGGACTGCTGGACGGCCTGCCCGAGGCGGGGCGGGGCGCCGGCCTGCGCCCGCCCCCCGCGCCGCCGGCCGTCCGGCCGGCGCCCGGCGCGACCGTGCGGCCCGACGCCCGACCGCACCGGGACCGGACGGCGCCGGACCGGCCCGCCCAGGAGGGCGGCGCCCCCGCCGCGGAGCCGGCCGCGCGCACCGTCGTCCCGCTGCGCCCGACGGCCGGGGAGCGCGCCGCACCGCACGGCCTCGAACCGCCCGCCCCGCCCACCGATCCCGCAACCGCACAACCCGAAGGTCCCAGCCACCCCGTGAACGCACAGCCCGCGGCACTCCCGCCCGAACCCGAAGCGGCCGAGGCGGCCGGAGCCGCCCCGGCCTCCCCGGCCGCGACCGAGGAGGAACCGGTCGGCTACGACCCCGACGAGGTCGTCGCCGAACCGGCCGGCGAACCGGCCGCGGAGCCGGCCGCGGAGCCGGCCGCGCCGCACGAGACCGCGCCCTCCGCGGACCCCGCCGCCCACGCCTACAGCGACGTCGAACGCGAGGCCGTGTACCGGGCCATCCGGGAGCGCCGCGACGTCCGGGTGGGATTCCGCCCCGACCCCGTCCCCGACGACGTCCTGGTCCGCGTCCTGGAAGCCGCCCACCACGCGCCCTCCGTCGGCTTCTCCCAGCCGTGGGACTTCGTGGTCATCCACGACCGCGGCACCCGGGCCCGGGTCCGCGAGCTCGTGCAGCGGCAGCGCGAAGCCTACGCCCGGGCCCTGCCCGGGGCGCGGGCGCGCACCTTCTCCGGGCTCAAGGTCGAGGCGATCCTGGACACCCCGCTCAATATCGTGGTCACCGTCGACCCCACCCGGGGCGGACGGCACACGCTGGGGCGGCACGTCCAGCCGCAGACCGCGGCCTACTCCACCGCGCTGGCCGTGGAGAACCTGTGGCTGGCCGCGCGGGCCGAGGGGCTCGGCGTGGGCTGGGTGAGCTTCTTCTCCGAACGGGAGCTCGCCCGGGAACTGGACCTGCCGCCGCACCTGGAGATCGTCGCCTACCTGTGCGTCGGCTACGTGGAGGAGTTCCCGCCCGAACCCGAGCTGTCCCTGGGCGGCTGGGCGCAGCGCCGCCCGCTGGCCTGGGCGGTGCACTGGGAGCAGTACGGCCGGCGCGGCCTGCCGGGGGAGGAGTCCACCAGTTTGCTGGAGGAGACGATCGCCGGGATCGGCCCGCTCAACCAGCGGGCCGTGGAGGAGGCCCGGGAACGCCAGGCCCGTATGACCAAGCCGGCCGGCTCGCTGGGCGTGCTCGAAGACGTCTCGGTGCAGTTGGCCGGGCTGGCTGGGGAGTGCCCGGCGCCACTGCCCGAACCCGCCGCCGTCGCGGTGTTCGCCGCCGATCACGGCGTCCACGCCCAGGGGGTGACCGCCTGGCCGCAGGAGGTCACCACGCAGATGGTGCACAACTTCCTCGCCGGAGGCGCGGTGGTCAACGCCTTCGCCGCGCAGGTCGGGGCCGAGGTCACCGTGGTGGACGTGGGGGTGGTCGACGACCTGCCGGCCGTGCCGGGGCTGCTGCCCCGCAAGATCGCCCGCGGCACCGCCGACATGACCAGGGGCCCGGCGATGACCCGGCTGCAGGCCGAGTACGCCATCGAGGCGGGCATCGAGGTCGCCCGGGACCTGGTGGCAGCGGGCAACCGCTGCCTGCTCACCGGCGACATGGGCATCGCCAACACCACCGCGTCGGCCGCGCTGGTCTCGGCGTTCACCGGCCGCGACGCCGCCGAGGTCACCGGCCGGGGGACCGGCGTCGACGACGCCGTGTACGAGCACAAGGTGGCGGTCGTCCGCGCGGCGCTGGAGGCCAACCGGATCGACGTGTCCGACCCCGTGGGCGTGCTCGCCGCCGTGGGCGGCCTGGAGCACGCGGCCCTGGCCGGATTCATCCTGGGGGCGGCGTTCCTGCGGGTCCCGGTCGTGCTGGACGGGGTCATCGCCGGAGCCGCGGCCCTGGCCGCGGTGGCGCTGGCCCCCGACGCGCGCCTGGCCTGTGTCGCCGGGCACCGTTCCAGCGAGCCGGGGCACTCCGTGGCACTGGAGCACCTGGGGCTGCGCCCCCTGGTCGACCTGGACCTGCGGCTGGGGGAGGGCTCCGGGGCGCTGCTGGCGCTGCCGTTGGTGCAGAGCGCCGCACGCGCTCTGCGGGACGTGGCGACCTTCGAGGCCGCCGGGGTGACCCAGAGCGACTGA